In the Vibrio sp. FE10 genome, GTCGGCTATGCAATCTGACACGACAACAAATGGGCATTGTTCTAGCGCGGCTTTCACTTTCGCACTGTCTGGAAGGCTAACGACCGGATTCGTCGCCATGATCCACACGGCTTTGATCTTGCCATCCAACATGCCATCAAACAGATCGACCGCCTTCAAACCCGGCTTGGCCGCTAGGTTATCGGTTTGCCAAAAATCACTCACCGTTTGGTGTGATTCAGCATCCCCAAACTCAAAATGCGCGGCTAAGGTATTCGCTAATCCCCCAACCTCTCGACCGCCCATAGCGTTCGGTTGCCCTGTCACCGAGAAAGGCCCCATGCCTACTTTACCAATCTTTCCGGTCGCCAAATGGCAATTGATGATGGCATTCACCTTATCGCAGCCTTGACTGGATTGATTCACGCCCTGCGAATAGATGGTGATGACTTTCTTGTTGCATGCGAACGCACGATAAAAGCGTTCAATCTCTTGTTCGGTTAAACCAGTCAGTTGGCTGACGCCTTGCTCAGAATTGATGTTTGAATCAGAGTGGTAAACATACTTCTTTGCTGACTCGATCGCTTGTTCAAAACCTTCTGTATGTTTGCTTATGTATTCTTCATCAAGTGCGTCATTGTCCGCGAGATAAGAAAGCAGTCCATTGAACAAGGCAACATCAGATCCTGATTCAATGGCTAGGTGTTGGTCGGCAATTTCACAAGTGTCGGTATAGCGTGGGTCGATCACCACAACCGTTAAGTTCGAGTTACTTTGCTTGGCAGCGCGTAATCGTTGAAACAACACAGGGTGACACCAAGCCAAGTTAGAACCGGTGATCACCACTAAATCGGTATCTTCTAGATCTTCATAACAGATAGGCACCGTGTCGCTGCCAAATGCACGCTTGTGTCCAACAACGCTAGAAGCCATACACAACCTAGAGTTACTGTCGATGTTGCCGCTGCCGATAAAGCCTTTCATCAGTTTATTGGCAACGTAGTAGTCTTCCGTTAACAGTTGTCCGGAGACATAAAACGCCACGGAGTCAGGGCCAAACTCTTCGATGGCTTGATTGAATCTATCTGCGACTAACTGAGTTGCATCGTTCCAACCAAGTGCTTGCTGTTGTTGGTTTTGAATGTGCAGTTGGTTTTGAATATGCATGGGCTGTGTAAGTCGCCCCAAAGGTGTGACGGTATCGCCCAGTGCTATCCCTTTGGTGCACAGCTTTCCATAATTTGATGGGTGCTCTTTATCACCGCGTACTTCAAGTTTACCTAATGAAGTCGGCCTCGCTTCTATTCCGCAGCCAACACCACAATAAGCACATGTCGATTTTATCCAGCCACTGTTTGAATCGGTCATCCGTTTCTCACTCAATTATCCATAATTGCATTTAACCAAATAAAGCAAATAACACGCCACTTAGTCATAAGATTTTCATCAGTAAAAATAACCAATAAAAACATAAGCTTATTTTAATAATAGATATCAATAGCAAATTCAATCGAAGTTAAGCCATCATGAAAGTTAACTTTTGCACCATCTTGCTGAAAGTTGCACCACAAATGCTCATTTCCATAAATTTAACAAAATAATTACATACCACTTTAGGGGTAAATGCGTACTACCTCATATTTTTAATTCATTGAAAAATAAACGTTAAATATTATTTAATTTGATGAGATGTAATCTGGCACCCTCCTTGCTCCACTAGAAACCAAGACTTAGAAAAACAATTTTTGTTTTCTTGATAATTATGAATTGAGTGGAATCTCAACCCGGTATTCATCTGCTAGCGACTAGAAATTAGATACTCGAAACAGTGAAGCCGAGAATAAGGAATGGATTATGAGCAAGAAGAAAATCGTCGTCGTTGGTAACGGTATGGTTGGACACAAATTTATCGACAACATCCTGCAATCAGACAGTGATGAGTTTGATGTCATGACTTTCAGTGAAGAGCCAAGGTTGGCCTACGATCGAGTTCAGCTTACGGCTTACTTCAAGCGCGGAAATGCTGATGACTTGGCATTAACCAGCGAAGAATATTACCAAAGCAATGGCGTCAATTACCTTCTCAACGCGAAAGTCGCTCAACTGGATACTGAAAATAAGTGCGTTGTGACTGAGTCGGGACATACCGAGAGTTATGACACTTTGATTCTGGCGACCGGTTCATTCCCTTTTGTTCCCCCTATTCCCGGTAACGACCAAGAACACTGCCACGTTTATCGCACCATCGAAGATTTAGACGCTATTGAACTCTCAAGTAAAGGCAGCAAATCGGGCGTGGTGATTGGTGGTGGCCTGCTGGGTTTAGAAGCCGCGAACGCAGTCAAAAACCTTGGCTTAGAAACTCATGTTGTGGAATTCGCACCTCGCCTTATGGCCGTACAATTAGATGACGGTGGCGGTGCGCTTTTACGCAGAAAAATCGAAGACCTTGGCGTTCAAGTTCATACCGAGAAGGCAACCTCAGAGATAGTCGCGGGTGAGAACGCTCGCTACAGAATGAACTTCGCCGACGGCACCCATCTTGAAACCGATATGATCGTGTTCTCTGCGGGTATTCGCCCTCAAGATGCCCTAGCTCGTAGCTCTGACATCGCCATTGGTGAACGTGGCGGCATCGTGATTAACGATCATTGCCAAACCAACATCGACAATGTGTATGCGATTGGTGAATGTGCCCTTTGGGACAACAAGATCTTCGGCTTAGTCGCCCCTGGCTATTCAATGGCGAAAATCGCGGCTGCGCATATCTTATCGGACGGAACGAGCGACGCTTCATTTACTGGTGCCGACATGAGCACCAAGCTCAAATTGCTAGGTGTTGATGTAGCCAGCATTGGTGAAGTACACGGCCAAACGGAAGGCGCTCAATCGTATACCTATAACGATGAAATCGAACAAGTTTACAAACGCCTGATCATATCGGCTGATGGCAAGAAGATTGTCGGTGCGGTATTGGTGGGTGACGCCGATGCTTACGGTTCGCTATTGCAAATCAAGCAAAACGATATGCCTCTTCCTGAAAACCCATCAGTACTGATTCTACCTAATGTCGCGGATGATTCAGGCTCTGCAATGGGTGTTGAAGCTCTGCCCGATAGCGCAGTGATTTGTTCATGTTTCGATGTGACCAAAGGCGACATTAAAGACGCGGTATCTGCTGGCTGCACCACGATGGCTGCACTGAAAGAAACAACCAACGCTTCGACAGGTTGTGGTGGCTGTTCTGCCCTTGCTAAGCAGGTTCTCGATAGTGAGCTGAGTAACCTAGGTGTCGAGGTTTCTAACGATATCTGTGAGCACTTTGCCTATTCTCGCCAAGAGTTGACTGACATCATTCGAGTCAACAAAATTAAGACCTTTGATGAGTTGTTGGATTCTCATGGGAACGGACTGGGCTGTACCGTGTGTAAGCCTGCAGTCGGTTCTATTTTGGCTTCTTACTGGAACGATTACATCCTCGAAGATCAGCACATCGAACTGCAAGACACCAATGACATCTACCTCGGCAACATGCAAAAAGACGGCACCTACTCTGTGGTTCCGCGTATTGCTGGCGGAGAAATCACACCCGACAAGCTGATCGTTTTAGGCGAAGTCGCAAAAGAGTTCGACCTATACACCAAGATCACCGGCGGTCAGCGTGTCGATTTGTTTGGCGCGCAACTTAACGAACTGCCAATCATCTGGAAAAAGCTGATTGATGCTGGTTTTGAAACTGGCCATGCCTACGGTAAGTCAGTTCGTACTGTTAAGTCGTGTGTAGGTAGCACTTGGTGTCGATACGGTGTCGACGACAGTGTTGGCTTAGCGATTCGACTCGAGAACCGCTACAAAGGCTTACGCTCACCACACAAGATCAAGTTTGCGGTTTCTGGCTGTACTCGTGAATGTGCAGAAGCGCAATCGAAAGACTTTGGCATTATCGCCACCGACAAAGGTTGGAACCTCTACATCTGTGGTAACGGCGGTATGCGCCCTCGCCATGGTGACCTTTTCGCTACCGACCTTGATGAAACCACTCTGCTGCAATACATCGACCGCATTCTGATGTTCTACACACGTACCGCAGATCGCCTACAGCGTACATCGGTATGGATGGAAAATCTTGAAGGCGGCATTGAATACCTCAAACAAGTCGTGATTGAAGACAAGCTCAATGTTGCTGAGGAACTTGAAGCCGATATCGCCCTCAACATCGAAAAATACCAGTGTGAATGGAAAACGACCATCGAAAACCCTGAAAAGATGAAACGCTTCCAGCACTACATCAACAGCGAAGAAATGGACACTAGCCTGTCATTCATCAAAGAACGAGAGCAACGCTTTCCAAAGCCAAGTTTGAGCTCTTCTGTTGATTCACAACGCGATGAAAAGCTAGCCAACGCAGACCAAATAGAAGTGACTGAGGTTTCGTAACCGTTAATAAAACAGAGTGAGACAAAGCGTTCGATATAAAACGCAAGGAAGTGACTGGCATGCTCAGCAAGTCACTTCCCTATTTACTCCAATAGAGACAGTAACGACAGCTCAGCAAAGCCAAGAATTTGAATAAGTTAATACACAAATAATTAAAGACTCAATTTTAGACTAGGAGAAAGTCATGGAAAATTGGACAACCGTATGTAGCACCCGGGACTTAACCCCAAATGGTGGGATTTGCGCCAAAGTAGACGATAACCAAGTGGCTATTTTTTACTGCAAGCGCAGCGACACGCTTTATGGACTCTCTAATTACGACCCTATCGGCAAGGCGAATGTTATGTCACGTGGTATAATTGGTTCATTAAGCGGTGAGCCTTACGTAGCCTCGCCCTTATACAAGCAGCATTACCACTTAGAAACTGGCGCGTGCCTTGAACAACCCGATCTCAAGCTCGTGAAATTTGAAGTTCGCAAGCAAGGAGAGCAAGTACAGGTTCTCGCACCACTTGCTATCGCCAGTTAACTAAACGCCGACATCATCATGTAAACGCTTTTTAGGCGTGAGCAATTTCGGCATAGGATTTAGCCACATTAATGCGTTCGAATTTCGGAAGTAACGCACGAGCTAAAACCGGGTAATTTTCCAGATTTAAAGGATTTAAACCATGGATAACACAAAATTTTCGCTGCTTTCATTTACGGGTAAGATGAAAACCTTACACCTAAGTTGGATGGCCTTTTTTATCACCTTTGTTGTGTGGTTCAACTTTGCCCCACTACTGCAAATGGTAAAAACGTCGCTTGGTCTTTCCACTGAAGAGATCAAAACACTCCTTATTCTCAACGTTGCATTAACCATTCCAGCGCGTGTCGCCATTGGTATGTTAACCGACAGATATGGCCCTAGGTTGGTCTACTCTTCGCTACTCGCTGTCTGTTCAATCCCTTGTTTTATGTTTGCTATGGCAGACTCTTTCATTCAAGCGGCGATTGCTCGTTTCCTATTAGGCTTCATCGGTGCTGGTTTCGTTGTCGGTATTCGTCTTGTGTCTGAGTGGTTCCCACACAATGAACTGGGTACGGCTGAAGGGATTTACGGCGGTTGGGGTAACTTCGGTTCAGCAGCGGCAGCATTCACACTTCCAACTCTGGCTCTAGCATTTGGTGGCGAAGACGGCTGGCGTTATGCGGTCGGTATTACTGGCCTTATGAGCTTAGCGTTCTCGTTTATCTTCTACAAAAACGTATCGGATACACCAAAAGGTTCGACTTACTTCAAGCCAGCCCAAGTAACGGCAATGGAAGTGACATCAAAGGGTGACTTTTTCTTCCTACTTATTATGAAGATCCCGATGTATGCCGCTTTAGCGCTACTGACATGGAAGCTATCACCAAGCAACATCAACATGTTGTCTGACATGGCGGTGTATTCAGTGTATGCAGGTTTAGCCGCACTTTACGTGTACGAAGTGTCGCAAGTTTGGAAGGTAAATAAGAACGTATTCAAAGAAGAAGTACCAGAAATTCATAGATACAAATTCAAGCAAGTTGCTGTGTTGAACGTGTTGTATTTCGCGACATTTGGTTCTGAACTGGCTGTTGTTTCTATGCTGCCACTGTTCTTCTCTGAAACCTTTGAATTAACGCCAGTGCTTGCGGGTATGGTTGCATCGGCTTATGCCTTTATGAACCTAATGTCTCGTCCAGGTGGCGGTTGGATTTCAGATAAATTCGGTCGTAAACCAACACTGCTTATTCTTACGATTGGTCTTGCTGTGGGTTACTTTGCAATGGGTCAAGTCGACAGCACATGGCCAGTATGGCTAGCGGTTGTGGCTGCGATGGCATGTTCTTTCTTCGTGCAAGCAGGTGAAGGTGCGGTGTTTGCAACAGTACCTCTGATTAAACGCCGTATGACAGGTCAAATTGCTGGTATGACGGGTGCTTACGGTAACGTGGGTGCGGTGGTTTACCTAACTGTGCTTTCATTCGTAAGCTACCAAACCTTCTTCTTAGTGATTGCAGGAACAGCGGTACTAGGCTTCGTTACTCTGATGTTCATGGAAGAGCCTAACGGCCAAATTGCCGAAGTGAATGACGATGGTAGCGTGACCTTGATTAACGTATCGAGCTAACCACTCATTGAATCGGGAGAGGCACCAAGGTTGGTATTACCGCTTTGGTGCTTCGTTCAGAGGCTCTACGTTCACTAGAGCTTTTGTTCTTTCTCAGATGTGCTCTCAAGCAGATCAGAAAACAGCCAGTTAAGAAGCAGACCAGTTATGACGATTTCATTCAGCCAAGGGCAAGTCATCACGCCAGAATCCAACAACCAGCTTACGCTTAAGTTTGGTGGTTATTCGAATAAAGGCGTCCGTGATGAAAACCAAGACGCCATCATTGTAAAACACCCTAAGACTCGTGCAGAGCAAGAGCTAAAAGGCAGTGTTGCTTGCATTGCAGACGGTGCAAGTTGCAGTGAGCACGGCCAAAAAGCCAGCCACACCAGCGTGATGCAGTTTATTGATGACTATTACGCCACGCCACAAAGTTGGAGCATTCAACGCTCGGCTCAAAAAGTCCTAACCTCGCTCAATTCTTGGCTGTTCAATACTTCTGTTTCTAATATTCATCCCGCACAGCAAGTTAACCATAATGCGCTCGTTTCCACCTTTAGCAGCGTGATATTGAAGTCGAACACCGCGCATATATTCCATGTCGGTGACAGTCGAATTTACCTATTAAGAGATGGCGAACTGCGCCAACTTACTCGCGACCATACTCGTAAAACTATGGGGCAGAAGCATTACCTAACGCGAGCCTTAGGCATGGATAATCAGCTCAATGTTGACTATCAAACCTTGCCAATCAAAAAGAATGATTGCTTCATCCTCACATCGGATGGTGTGCATGAGTTTGTCTCTCCTAACACCTTCAATCAGCACATCGATAAGCCTGGAGCGGATTTCGAATACGCAGCACAGACCATCTGCAATACCGCCTTAAGCCACAATAGCTCAGACAACGTGAGCTGTTTGATAGTCCAAGTCAGTCACCTACCCAAACCATCTTTAATTGAGTTTCATGAAAAACTCGCCAAGCGCGCTATTCCACCCGCACTAAAACTTGGTCAGAGTATCGATAACTTTATGGTCCTTGAGGTTTTGTATGCAGGCTCAAGAAGCCATGTGTATCGTGTGATGCAGAAAGAGACACAAACCGAGTTCGTGCTCAAAGTGCCTTCAGTTCAATACCACGATAGTCCTGCCCAACTAAGAACCTTCTTCAACGAACAATGGGCTGGCATCTTGCTCAACAACAAACGCGTCATGAAGGTTTATCCGACACCAGAGCATTCGCAATTCTTATATCAAATCTGTGAGTGGGTAGAAGGCATCACGCTAAGGCAATGGATGTACGACAATCCAAAACCGTCACTCAAGCAAGTTCGCGAGATATTGGAAAAGATCACACAGGGTATTCGCGTATTACAACGTGCAGACATGGTGCACCGAGACTTGAAGCCTGAAAACATCATGCTTCAACGTGATGGTGAGATTAAAATCATCGACCTTGGTGCGGTGCTAGTGAGAGGTATTGAAGAGGGAGAGCAAACAGAACAAGACTCGACGCCATTGGGCGCGGTCAATTACATCGCACCAGAAACTATTAAGCACAACACGGCCACCACAAGCTCGGATCTGTTCTCTATTGCAGTGATTGGGTATGAGATGCTGACAGGTGAACTTCCCTACTCTGAAATGACCGCACAATCGCTCAAGCAATCTCGTCATCATCAGTGGGAATACCAACCACTCACACAAAAGCGGGCTGATATACCGGCTTGGGTTGATTTGGTTTTACAGAAAGCGTGTGCCGAATCGCCAAGCGAACGCCATCAAGTGTTAGGGGATTTTGTCGCTGACCTTTACACACCCAACCAAAGCTTGGTGAAAAGCAAAGCCAAGCAACCTTTGATAAACCGCCACCCAATCCAGTTTTGGAAGGTGTTGGCTTTGTTGCTCGGCCTTGTTGCTGCAGTAGAGTTGGGCTTATTGCTTAGTTCAAGCTAATTCTAAGTTCAAGCTAAGTGTCCAAGTCTAACCTAGCTTGTGTAAACTAACTGGAATTAGCCTCGTTTTACTAAGCTTCTTGGCACAAGTTCAATACCCGCTTGGTAACGCTTAGCTGATGCATTTA is a window encoding:
- a CDS encoding molybdopterin oxidoreductase family protein; its protein translation is MTDSNSGWIKSTCAYCGVGCGIEARPTSLGKLEVRGDKEHPSNYGKLCTKGIALGDTVTPLGRLTQPMHIQNQLHIQNQQQQALGWNDATQLVADRFNQAIEEFGPDSVAFYVSGQLLTEDYYVANKLMKGFIGSGNIDSNSRLCMASSVVGHKRAFGSDTVPICYEDLEDTDLVVITGSNLAWCHPVLFQRLRAAKQSNSNLTVVVIDPRYTDTCEIADQHLAIESGSDVALFNGLLSYLADNDALDEEYISKHTEGFEQAIESAKKYVYHSDSNINSEQGVSQLTGLTEQEIERFYRAFACNKKVITIYSQGVNQSSQGCDKVNAIINCHLATGKIGKVGMGPFSVTGQPNAMGGREVGGLANTLAAHFEFGDAESHQTVSDFWQTDNLAAKPGLKAVDLFDGMLDGKIKAVWIMATNPVVSLPDSAKVKAALEQCPFVVVSDCIADTETTRLADVVLPAQGWSEKSGTVTNSERRISRQRRILPSPGEAKPDWWMIKEVAQKMGHQDAFDYRHEGQIFGEYCQMTSLDNANGKQRDLCLIGLTKLDDKGYSELKPQQWPVLELQQDIVNQRMFTNGEFFTASGKAQFVAVEYSQPLTTTSPDYPLIMNSGRVRDQWHTMSRTGLASSLGEHTPEPFLAIHPETAKKFGFATSTNQTNQVVKVKSAQGESQARLVLTQEMRKEQVFMPIHWNGTTAKNSKPCDLILPNTDSNSGQPEFKHTPVMIEPCDYRSEAVLISDSVVDCDEFDYWVRQRVEGGFLYRISSLKNPMELVIQLSNTIESQPLKTSENLKSLHYHGNKHYKNHGSATLDEFGLKQAFVVNTQLEQRSIDWLVDCFSKPIDEEFEAEFLSALAN
- the nirB gene encoding nitrite reductase large subunit NirB, coding for MSKKKIVVVGNGMVGHKFIDNILQSDSDEFDVMTFSEEPRLAYDRVQLTAYFKRGNADDLALTSEEYYQSNGVNYLLNAKVAQLDTENKCVVTESGHTESYDTLILATGSFPFVPPIPGNDQEHCHVYRTIEDLDAIELSSKGSKSGVVIGGGLLGLEAANAVKNLGLETHVVEFAPRLMAVQLDDGGGALLRRKIEDLGVQVHTEKATSEIVAGENARYRMNFADGTHLETDMIVFSAGIRPQDALARSSDIAIGERGGIVINDHCQTNIDNVYAIGECALWDNKIFGLVAPGYSMAKIAAAHILSDGTSDASFTGADMSTKLKLLGVDVASIGEVHGQTEGAQSYTYNDEIEQVYKRLIISADGKKIVGAVLVGDADAYGSLLQIKQNDMPLPENPSVLILPNVADDSGSAMGVEALPDSAVICSCFDVTKGDIKDAVSAGCTTMAALKETTNASTGCGGCSALAKQVLDSELSNLGVEVSNDICEHFAYSRQELTDIIRVNKIKTFDELLDSHGNGLGCTVCKPAVGSILASYWNDYILEDQHIELQDTNDIYLGNMQKDGTYSVVPRIAGGEITPDKLIVLGEVAKEFDLYTKITGGQRVDLFGAQLNELPIIWKKLIDAGFETGHAYGKSVRTVKSCVGSTWCRYGVDDSVGLAIRLENRYKGLRSPHKIKFAVSGCTRECAEAQSKDFGIIATDKGWNLYICGNGGMRPRHGDLFATDLDETTLLQYIDRILMFYTRTADRLQRTSVWMENLEGGIEYLKQVVIEDKLNVAEELEADIALNIEKYQCEWKTTIENPEKMKRFQHYINSEEMDTSLSFIKEREQRFPKPSLSSSVDSQRDEKLANADQIEVTEVS
- the nirD gene encoding nitrite reductase small subunit NirD — protein: MENWTTVCSTRDLTPNGGICAKVDDNQVAIFYCKRSDTLYGLSNYDPIGKANVMSRGIIGSLSGEPYVASPLYKQHYHLETGACLEQPDLKLVKFEVRKQGEQVQVLAPLAIAS
- a CDS encoding NarK family nitrate/nitrite MFS transporter, which codes for MDNTKFSLLSFTGKMKTLHLSWMAFFITFVVWFNFAPLLQMVKTSLGLSTEEIKTLLILNVALTIPARVAIGMLTDRYGPRLVYSSLLAVCSIPCFMFAMADSFIQAAIARFLLGFIGAGFVVGIRLVSEWFPHNELGTAEGIYGGWGNFGSAAAAFTLPTLALAFGGEDGWRYAVGITGLMSLAFSFIFYKNVSDTPKGSTYFKPAQVTAMEVTSKGDFFFLLIMKIPMYAALALLTWKLSPSNINMLSDMAVYSVYAGLAALYVYEVSQVWKVNKNVFKEEVPEIHRYKFKQVAVLNVLYFATFGSELAVVSMLPLFFSETFELTPVLAGMVASAYAFMNLMSRPGGGWISDKFGRKPTLLILTIGLAVGYFAMGQVDSTWPVWLAVVAAMACSFFVQAGEGAVFATVPLIKRRMTGQIAGMTGAYGNVGAVVYLTVLSFVSYQTFFLVIAGTAVLGFVTLMFMEEPNGQIAEVNDDGSVTLINVSS
- a CDS encoding bifunctional protein-serine/threonine kinase/phosphatase; translation: MTISFSQGQVITPESNNQLTLKFGGYSNKGVRDENQDAIIVKHPKTRAEQELKGSVACIADGASCSEHGQKASHTSVMQFIDDYYATPQSWSIQRSAQKVLTSLNSWLFNTSVSNIHPAQQVNHNALVSTFSSVILKSNTAHIFHVGDSRIYLLRDGELRQLTRDHTRKTMGQKHYLTRALGMDNQLNVDYQTLPIKKNDCFILTSDGVHEFVSPNTFNQHIDKPGADFEYAAQTICNTALSHNSSDNVSCLIVQVSHLPKPSLIEFHEKLAKRAIPPALKLGQSIDNFMVLEVLYAGSRSHVYRVMQKETQTEFVLKVPSVQYHDSPAQLRTFFNEQWAGILLNNKRVMKVYPTPEHSQFLYQICEWVEGITLRQWMYDNPKPSLKQVREILEKITQGIRVLQRADMVHRDLKPENIMLQRDGEIKIIDLGAVLVRGIEEGEQTEQDSTPLGAVNYIAPETIKHNTATTSSDLFSIAVIGYEMLTGELPYSEMTAQSLKQSRHHQWEYQPLTQKRADIPAWVDLVLQKACAESPSERHQVLGDFVADLYTPNQSLVKSKAKQPLINRHPIQFWKVLALLLGLVAAVELGLLLSSS